A genomic segment from Luteolibacter ambystomatis encodes:
- a CDS encoding multidrug efflux RND transporter permease subunit, which produces MKFTEIFIDRPVATTLATVAVALAGALAYFELPVSPLPQVDFPTIGVNASLPGASPETMAATVATPLERTLGRIPGVTEMTSSSSQGSTDITLQFDLSRDINGAANDVQAAINAARSLLPSGMPSMPNYRKRNPADSPIMILSLTSDVYKPGDMYDTASTVIAQKIAQVPGIGQVFVGGSSLPAVRVSLDLPAVERSGLSVDELRGTVSANNVSRPKGYVEEGTRRWQVTASDQLHTAKDYVPMIVGYKEGSAVRLGDVAKVEDSVQDVLNYGTSNGVPSVSLVLFRQPGANILETTAAVRKLLPQLEASLPAAIDLSVTMERTATIKASLNEVQHAMFLSVVLVVLVVWLFLRRARAALVPGVAVPVSLIGTFAVMYACGYSIDNLSLMALTIATGFVVDDAVVVLENIARHIEKGMPAKEAARKGAAEVTSTVISMSLSLVAVFIPILFMGGIVGRLFREFAVVLSASIAVSLVVSLTVTPTMCARLLAHKKGEYQPGRISRGIEWCFTTIQNAYTRTLDVALTHRWLTLLVLMATVALTAWQYVTIPKGFFPQQDTGQMRGNISGDQSISFAAMKEKVIEIAEIIRQDPAIASVNASTGGGGPGGGSRNNGSVYISLKPRDQRQDGALEIIARLRKKTAHIAGATLYLQPNQDIRIGGRSSAASYQYTLQSSDLAELRSWEAKVRQALLGIKTITDVNSDFQDKGGLTRVVVDRDTAARLGVAMRDIDTAMNDAFGQAQISTIYAELNQYKVVFEANRHFSTDAGGLDHIRVKSTDGTLVPLTAFARWESAPAPLTVNHQGQFAAVTFSFNLAPGASFSDATDAVNDAVNRLGIPETVQHNFAGSAGVFADSMSSQPWLIVAALLVIYLTLGVLYESFLHPLTILSTLPSAGVGALLALQLCQMDFDIMGFIGIFLLIGIVKKNAIMMIDFALDAERTRGLDPKQAILEACELRLRPILMTTLAAMLGALPLAIGFGEGSELRRPLGVAIVGGLLLSQLLTLYTTPVVYLFLDNMRHRFLSRRKQPHLDIPAVPSEA; this is translated from the coding sequence ATGAAGTTCACCGAGATCTTCATTGATCGTCCGGTGGCCACCACGCTGGCCACCGTGGCGGTGGCATTGGCCGGAGCCCTCGCCTACTTCGAGCTTCCAGTCTCACCACTGCCGCAGGTGGACTTCCCCACCATCGGCGTGAACGCGAGCCTGCCCGGCGCGAGTCCGGAAACGATGGCCGCTACCGTGGCCACGCCGCTGGAGCGCACGCTGGGCCGCATCCCCGGGGTCACCGAGATGACCTCAAGCAGCTCGCAGGGCAGCACCGACATCACCCTCCAGTTCGATCTCAGCCGCGACATCAACGGCGCGGCCAATGACGTGCAGGCCGCCATCAACGCCGCCCGCAGCCTGCTTCCATCCGGCATGCCCTCGATGCCGAACTATCGGAAGCGCAATCCGGCGGACTCGCCGATCATGATTCTCTCGCTCACCTCGGATGTTTACAAGCCGGGGGACATGTACGATACGGCCTCGACCGTGATCGCGCAGAAGATCGCGCAGGTGCCCGGCATCGGCCAGGTGTTCGTGGGTGGCAGCTCGCTGCCTGCGGTGCGTGTCTCGCTGGACCTGCCAGCGGTCGAACGTTCCGGGCTCTCCGTGGACGAACTCCGCGGCACCGTTTCCGCAAACAATGTGAGCCGCCCGAAGGGCTATGTGGAGGAGGGCACCCGCCGCTGGCAGGTCACCGCCTCCGACCAACTCCACACCGCGAAGGACTACGTGCCGATGATCGTCGGCTACAAGGAAGGCTCCGCGGTGCGCTTGGGCGATGTGGCGAAGGTCGAGGATTCCGTGCAGGACGTGCTCAACTACGGCACCAGCAATGGCGTCCCCTCGGTTTCGCTGGTGCTGTTCCGCCAGCCCGGCGCGAACATCCTCGAAACCACCGCCGCGGTGCGGAAGCTCCTGCCGCAGCTCGAAGCCTCGCTGCCCGCCGCCATTGATCTGAGCGTGACGATGGAACGCACGGCGACCATCAAGGCCTCTCTCAATGAGGTGCAGCACGCGATGTTCCTCTCCGTCGTGCTGGTGGTGCTGGTGGTGTGGCTGTTCCTGCGCCGCGCCCGGGCCGCGCTCGTTCCCGGAGTCGCGGTGCCGGTTTCGCTGATCGGCACCTTCGCGGTGATGTACGCCTGCGGCTACAGCATCGACAATCTCTCGCTGATGGCGCTGACCATCGCCACCGGATTCGTGGTCGATGACGCGGTGGTGGTGCTGGAAAACATCGCGCGCCACATCGAGAAAGGCATGCCCGCGAAGGAAGCGGCGCGGAAAGGTGCCGCCGAGGTGACCTCGACGGTGATCTCGATGAGCCTGTCGCTGGTGGCGGTGTTCATTCCCATCTTGTTCATGGGCGGCATCGTCGGCCGCTTGTTCCGCGAGTTCGCGGTGGTGCTCTCCGCTTCCATCGCCGTCTCGCTGGTGGTCTCGCTCACCGTCACGCCGACGATGTGCGCGCGGCTTCTGGCCCACAAAAAAGGCGAATACCAGCCGGGCCGGATTTCGCGTGGCATCGAGTGGTGCTTCACCACGATCCAGAATGCCTACACGCGCACACTGGATGTGGCTCTCACCCACCGCTGGCTCACGCTGCTGGTGCTGATGGCCACCGTCGCCCTCACCGCCTGGCAATATGTCACCATTCCCAAAGGCTTCTTCCCGCAACAGGATACCGGCCAGATGCGCGGCAACATCAGCGGCGACCAGAGCATTTCCTTCGCCGCCATGAAAGAGAAGGTGATCGAGATCGCGGAGATCATCCGCCAGGATCCGGCGATCGCTTCGGTGAATGCCAGCACCGGCGGCGGAGGGCCCGGAGGAGGCTCGCGCAACAACGGCAGCGTTTACATCTCGCTGAAGCCGCGCGACCAGCGCCAGGACGGCGCCTTGGAAATCATCGCCCGCCTGCGCAAGAAGACCGCCCACATCGCTGGCGCGACGCTCTATCTCCAGCCTAACCAGGACATCCGTATCGGCGGGCGCTCCAGTGCCGCGAGCTACCAGTACACGCTCCAGTCCAGCGACCTCGCCGAACTGCGCTCGTGGGAAGCGAAAGTCCGCCAGGCCCTGCTCGGCATCAAGACCATCACCGACGTCAACAGCGACTTCCAGGACAAGGGCGGCCTCACCCGCGTGGTGGTGGACCGCGATACCGCCGCCCGTCTCGGCGTGGCGATGCGCGACATCGATACCGCGATGAACGACGCCTTCGGCCAGGCGCAGATCTCCACCATCTATGCGGAACTGAACCAGTACAAGGTGGTCTTCGAAGCAAACCGCCATTTCTCCACCGACGCCGGTGGCCTCGATCACATCCGCGTGAAATCCACCGATGGCACGCTGGTGCCGCTCACCGCCTTCGCGCGCTGGGAATCCGCGCCCGCACCGCTGACGGTGAACCACCAGGGCCAGTTCGCCGCCGTGACCTTCTCGTTCAACCTCGCGCCGGGCGCTTCCTTCAGCGACGCCACTGATGCGGTGAACGACGCGGTCAACAGGCTCGGCATCCCGGAGACCGTCCAACACAACTTCGCTGGCAGCGCGGGTGTGTTCGCCGATTCGATGTCCAGTCAACCGTGGCTGATCGTCGCGGCGCTGCTGGTGATCTATCTGACGCTGGGCGTGCTCTATGAGAGCTTCCTGCATCCGCTCACGATCCTCTCGACGCTGCCGTCCGCCGGTGTCGGTGCGCTCCTCGCATTGCAGCTCTGTCAGATGGACTTCGACATCATGGGCTTCATCGGGATCTTCCTGCTCATCGGCATCGTGAAGAAGAACGCCATCATGATGATCGACTTCGCACTTGATGCGGAGCGCACCCGCGGTCTCGATCCGAAGCAAGCGATCCTCGAAGCCTGCGAGCTGCGCCTGCGCCCGATCCTCATGACCACGCTCGCGGCGATGCTCGGCGCGCTGCCACTGGCGATCGGCTTCGGCGAAGGCTCGGAACTGCGTCGGCCGCTTGGTGTGGCCATCGTCGGTGGGTTGTTGCTCAGCCAGCTTCTCACGCTCTACACCACGCCGGTAGTCTATCTCTTCCTCGACAACATGCGCCATCGTTTCCTCTCGCGCCGGAAACAGCCGCACCTCGACATCCCCGCAGTTCCGTCCGAAGCTTGA
- a CDS encoding efflux transporter outer membrane subunit — translation MKRSLHLTPLVVLLSGCSLVAPKQQLDPGIPANFKESGIWRKAQPAAHLPRGDWWRLFNDGELSSLLKRVEVSNASLAAAEAQSREAAALVISAKLSFVPSLTGNASATRSGLAGKSKGTEYSIGASSSWELDLWGRLRHSARATTADAEAAAADVQSTKLSLQAQAAQTYFSLRAVDAQRDLLDRQIESYEKSLEITRNRYAQGVVSRGDVAQAETQLAATRTAAIETGVQRATLEHALAVLVGQAPAAFSLPRRPLASSVPSIPSSTPSRLLERRPDIAAAERRVAAANERIGAAKAAFFPTISLGASGGWSGAGNLFTAPTRFWSLGPELAAPILDGGQRLAAKAQADATYDRTVAEYRQTVLTALQETEDALATLRVLSQEAGAQQLAVKAARDSERIALNEYKAGTNNYLNVAVAQAAALTAERNALDLQARRLNAAAALVSALGGGW, via the coding sequence GTGAAACGCTCCCTTCATCTCACGCCTCTCGTCGTCCTGCTCAGCGGTTGTTCGCTGGTCGCGCCGAAGCAGCAGCTCGATCCCGGCATCCCCGCGAACTTCAAGGAAAGCGGCATCTGGCGGAAGGCGCAGCCCGCGGCGCATCTGCCGCGCGGCGATTGGTGGCGCTTGTTCAATGACGGCGAGCTGTCCTCGCTGCTGAAGCGCGTGGAGGTTTCCAATGCCTCGCTCGCAGCCGCCGAAGCACAATCGCGTGAAGCCGCCGCGCTTGTCATCAGCGCGAAGCTGTCGTTCGTGCCCAGCTTGACCGGCAATGCCTCGGCCACCCGCAGCGGACTCGCGGGGAAGAGCAAGGGCACGGAATACAGCATCGGCGCGTCTTCCTCATGGGAACTCGACCTGTGGGGGCGTCTCCGCCACAGCGCGCGCGCCACCACCGCCGATGCGGAAGCCGCTGCCGCGGACGTGCAATCGACCAAGCTCAGCCTCCAGGCCCAGGCCGCGCAGACCTATTTCTCACTGCGCGCGGTGGATGCCCAGCGCGACCTGCTCGACCGCCAGATCGAGAGCTACGAAAAGTCACTGGAGATCACCCGCAACCGTTACGCGCAAGGAGTGGTCTCGCGCGGAGATGTCGCGCAGGCGGAAACGCAACTCGCCGCGACCCGCACCGCCGCCATCGAGACCGGTGTGCAACGCGCCACACTCGAACACGCGCTCGCCGTCTTGGTCGGACAGGCACCCGCCGCGTTCTCATTGCCGCGCCGTCCTCTTGCTTCTTCCGTGCCATCGATCCCCTCCTCCACGCCATCACGTTTGTTGGAACGCCGTCCGGACATCGCCGCCGCCGAGCGCCGCGTGGCTGCGGCCAACGAGCGCATCGGTGCCGCCAAGGCCGCGTTCTTCCCAACGATCTCGCTCGGTGCCAGTGGTGGCTGGAGCGGCGCGGGCAATCTCTTCACCGCTCCCACCCGCTTCTGGTCACTCGGCCCGGAACTCGCCGCACCGATCCTTGATGGCGGCCAACGCCTCGCCGCCAAAGCGCAGGCCGATGCCACTTACGACCGCACCGTCGCCGAGTATCGCCAGACCGTGCTGACCGCGTTGCAGGAAACCGAAGACGCACTCGCGACCCTGCGCGTACTGTCCCAGGAAGCCGGTGCCCAGCAGTTGGCCGTAAAGGCCGCGCGCGACAGCGAACGCATCGCCCTGAACGAATACAAGGCGGGCACCAACAACTACCTGAACGTTGCCGTGGCCCAAGCCGCCGCGTTGACGGCGGAACGCAATGCGCTCGATTTGCAAGCGCGGCGCCTCAATGCGGCAGCAGCGTTGGTCTCCGCTTTAGGCGGTGGATGGTGA